aaaagcaTACACTGTCGCCCTCATGTTTGACATTCAAAAAGCATACGACACTACATGGAAGcataaagttttgaaaactttaCATAAATGGGGCCTACGTGGTAATTTaccttttttcattcaaaatttcctgcgtgatcggaaatttcaagtcaaagtCAATTCTGTTCTCTCAAAACCTACCTCTCAAGAAAATGGGGTCCCTCAAGGCAGTGTCTTGAGTGTGCTGCTTTTTCTTATAGCTATCAATGATATAACTCAATGCCTACCGCAGAATGTACACAAATCTCTATTCGTGGACGACTTTTGCATCTATTTCACAACTAAAAATGTCAAGTATGCCAAACTTCTCCTCCAAAAGGTTATTCAAAACCTAGAAGATTGGTCGGAGAAATCAGGGTTCACCTTCTCCCAATCAAAAGTAAGGGTATCATCTTTTCTAAGAAACACAAAATCCCTCGTATTTCTCTGCGTATGGGAGGGACAAAACTTGAATTcgtcgaatcaattcgcttccttggtttaatttttgacagaaaattaaCATGGAAAGAACATATATTGGCACTTGAATCCAAATGCAAACAAAGAATgaatattatgaaatatttaGCTCACACTTCGTGGGGAGCTGATAAACCAACGTTGCTTAAAATTTACAGATCGTTTATACGATCAAAACTTGATTATGGTTCTATTCTTTATGGCTCCGCAAATCGCTCTTTACTTAAAAAGTTAGACAGTATTCATAACTCTTGCATCAGACTAGCTACTGGTGCCTATCGGACAAGTCCTGTCGTTAGTATTGAAGTTGAAGCACAAGAGCCCTCACTTCAACACAGAAGATATCAATTACTGGCAGGCTATGTCACTAAACTAGTGAGCCATCCAAGTAATCCTGCTATTGAAGATTGCTTTGAGGCGAGGGCTGAGATCCCATTCTATGATACCTTCTTTTCtaagttcaatttttctgaCGTTATTCCAGCTGcaaatctcaattttcctcCCTGGACCCCTCCTAATATTGAAATTCACCTCAACTCCTGCTCTTTATCAAAGTCCGATACATCCCATGCCGAATTACGAAGTAACTTTTTCTCGACATTGGAAAATTATCAAGACTATAAACAAATTTACACCGATGGATCCAAACTGGAAAACAGCCAAACAGGATGTGCTTTTATCACACAAAATGAGTCTAGATCCTTCAAGCTGTCTCCCATTGCCTCAATTTTTACTGCCGAAGCCTTTGCTATACACCAAgcattaaattttcttcaagagacaGAAGATAAAAAAGCCATTATATGCTCTGACTC
The genomic region above belongs to Bemisia tabaci unplaced genomic scaffold, PGI_BMITA_v3 and contains:
- the LOC140225973 gene encoding uncharacterized protein (The sequence of the model RefSeq protein was modified relative to this genomic sequence to represent the inferred CDS: added 97 bases not found in genome assembly): MGGTKLEFVESIRFLGLIFDRKLTWKEHILALESKCKQRMNIMKYLAHTSWGADKPTLLKIYRSFIRSKLDYGSILYGSANRSLLKKLDSIHNSCIRLATGAYRTSPVVSIEVEAQEPSLQHRRYQLLAGYVTKLVSHPSNPAIEDCFEARAEIPFYDTFFSKFNFSDVIPAANLNFPPWTPPNIEIHLNSCSLSKSDTSHAELRSNFFSTLENYQDYKQIYTDGSKLENSQTGCAFITQNESRSFKLSPIASIFTAEAFAIHQALNFLQETEDKKAIICSDSLSVLSALQTVPGSNPLIIQIQNSLHHLLSLNFSIAFCWCPGHVGVAGNTEADTLAREAASSAGPFLPLTVIAEDLNKYIKKEIVKNWQQEWTVYCQHRNPPMSVFPQLSGLPRADQVKLTRLCIGHTSFTHQYICIIKKVQPPTCISCNVPLSVKHVLITCPTYQ